From Pandoraea norimbergensis, the proteins below share one genomic window:
- the ribB gene encoding 3,4-dihydroxy-2-butanone-4-phosphate synthase, with protein MSVNTSNTQAVPQASTATAANADDNLLAYPAFANLPPVEVRLAASLEAMREGRPVILMDDLDRENEADLIIAAEKITPATMAMLIRECSGIVCLCLPDETLRRLDLPPMVDQNQSRYGTAFTVTIEARQGVTTGVSAVDRVTTIRTAIADDAKPSDLSRPGHVFPLRAQPGGVLTRRGHTEGSVDLAMLAGLKPAAVLCELMNPDGTMTRGAEIERFAELHNLPILTIDELATYRRDQAQAA; from the coding sequence ATGTCCGTCAATACCAGCAACACCCAAGCCGTACCGCAAGCTTCGACAGCCACCGCCGCCAACGCGGACGACAACCTGTTGGCCTACCCCGCGTTCGCCAATCTGCCGCCGGTCGAAGTGCGCCTTGCCGCGTCGCTCGAAGCGATGCGCGAGGGCCGTCCCGTCATTCTCATGGACGATCTCGACCGCGAGAACGAAGCCGATCTGATCATCGCTGCCGAGAAGATCACGCCCGCCACCATGGCCATGCTGATTCGCGAGTGCAGCGGCATCGTCTGCCTCTGCCTGCCCGACGAAACCCTGCGCCGTCTCGATCTGCCGCCCATGGTCGACCAGAACCAGAGCCGTTACGGCACCGCATTCACGGTAACGATCGAAGCACGTCAGGGCGTGACGACCGGCGTCTCTGCCGTTGACCGCGTGACCACCATTCGCACCGCCATTGCCGACGACGCCAAGCCGTCGGATCTGTCACGCCCCGGTCATGTCTTTCCGCTGCGTGCGCAGCCGGGCGGCGTGCTGACGCGCCGCGGCCACACGGAAGGTTCGGTCGATCTGGCGATGCTCGCCGGCCTGAAGCCAGCCGCCGTGTTGTGCGAACTCATGAACCCGGACGGCACCATGACGCGTGGCGCCGAGATCGAGCGCTTTGCCGAATTGCACAACCTGCCGATCCTCACGATCGACGAACTGGCGACGTACCGCCGCGATCAGGCGCAAGCAGCGTAA
- a CDS encoding heavy-metal-associated domain-containing protein yields MQVQVEGMSCGHCVKAVTRAITERDAAAKVNVDLGAGRVDVDSRLSPAEVTAAIADAGYTVKSTN; encoded by the coding sequence ATGCAAGTACAAGTCGAAGGAATGAGCTGCGGTCATTGCGTCAAGGCCGTCACGCGTGCCATCACCGAGCGTGACGCTGCCGCGAAGGTCAATGTGGATCTGGGCGCAGGCCGTGTCGATGTCGACAGCCGCCTCTCCCCGGCAGAAGTGACGGCAGCCATCGCCGACGCCGGCTATACGGTCAAGAGCACCAACTAA
- a CDS encoding heavy metal translocating P-type ATPase — MTQNWSVGIEGMTCASCVTRVEKALRRLPGVANATVNLATETAAVEASPDVTPSALLGAVEHAVSDAGYQVAEQSFELAIGGMTCASCVGRVEKALRAVPGVVEASVNLATEKATVRGVRGAVDAAVLTAAVQKAGYEATPVTDPAAEAASHEGPAWWPVAVAAVLSLPLLLPMLLEPFGVHLMPPSWVQFLLATPVQFWLGARFYRAGYKAVRAGSGNMDLLVALGTTAAYGLSLYEWWRAPEGSMPHLYFEAAAVVITLVLLGKWLEARAKRRTVEAIRALAALRPETARVLRDPHGAANEVSVPLGQVVVGDWVIVRAGERLPVDGVIRDGASQLDESLLTGEPLPIDKAAGDTVVGGSINGAGTLRVETTAVGADSALARIIRMVEDAQAGKAPIQRAVDRVAAVFVPVVVVIALITLVAGWALGIGFEAAMLNAVAVLVIACPCALGLATPAAIMVGTGAAARQGILIKDAEALELAHRVSVVAFDKTGTLTEGKPRLVAYLPAPGVEAQTLLRWTAAVQSGSSHPLAKAVISAADEAGLAANVPVASDIAALPGRGMRARVTESGVVHALQLGNARLLDELHVSQGELAQEAARLASEGRTVSWLVDMGRDVGGNVGGIGDGEAQASADANGIESPRLLGLLAFGDTVKASAREAVERLHALGVRTVMVTGDNAGSANAVAAALGLDEVHADVLPEHKAQVITQLKRDGAVVAMVGDGINDAPALAAADVGIAMGSGTDVAMQTAGITLMRGDPLRVADAIDVSRRTWSKIRQNLFWAFAYNVVGIPLAAFGLLSPVIAGAAMALSSVSVVSNALLLRRWRPANSTIGAGGAGAATAVAGVGENGAPGQAARAAPGDLPGHTPNGA, encoded by the coding sequence ATGACTCAGAACTGGTCGGTCGGCATCGAAGGCATGACCTGCGCTTCGTGCGTGACGCGTGTCGAGAAGGCATTGCGGCGCCTCCCCGGCGTCGCCAACGCGACGGTCAATCTCGCCACGGAGACGGCGGCGGTGGAGGCATCGCCGGACGTGACGCCGTCGGCATTGCTGGGCGCCGTGGAGCATGCGGTGAGCGACGCCGGCTATCAAGTTGCGGAGCAATCGTTCGAGTTGGCCATCGGCGGCATGACCTGCGCGTCGTGTGTCGGACGTGTCGAAAAAGCGTTGCGTGCGGTGCCCGGCGTGGTGGAGGCGAGCGTTAATCTGGCGACGGAGAAGGCCACGGTGCGCGGCGTTCGCGGCGCGGTGGATGCGGCCGTACTCACGGCTGCCGTGCAGAAGGCAGGCTACGAAGCGACGCCGGTCACTGACCCGGCGGCCGAGGCGGCCTCGCATGAGGGCCCGGCGTGGTGGCCGGTTGCCGTAGCGGCGGTGCTGTCGTTGCCGTTGTTGTTGCCGATGCTGCTCGAACCGTTCGGGGTGCATCTGATGCCGCCGTCGTGGGTGCAATTTCTGCTCGCCACGCCGGTGCAGTTCTGGCTTGGCGCCCGGTTTTATCGCGCGGGTTACAAGGCCGTACGGGCCGGCAGCGGCAACATGGATCTGCTCGTCGCGCTGGGGACGACGGCCGCTTATGGCTTGAGTCTGTACGAATGGTGGCGCGCGCCCGAGGGCAGCATGCCACATCTGTATTTCGAGGCGGCGGCGGTCGTCATCACATTGGTGCTGCTCGGCAAGTGGCTTGAGGCGCGCGCCAAGCGCCGTACGGTCGAGGCGATCCGCGCGCTGGCGGCGCTGCGTCCGGAGACGGCGCGTGTGCTGCGAGACCCGCATGGCGCGGCCAATGAAGTGAGCGTGCCGCTCGGTCAGGTGGTCGTCGGCGATTGGGTCATCGTGCGTGCCGGTGAACGGTTGCCCGTCGACGGCGTGATTCGCGACGGCGCGAGTCAGCTCGATGAGTCCTTGTTGACCGGCGAGCCGTTGCCGATCGACAAGGCGGCAGGCGACACCGTCGTCGGCGGTTCGATCAACGGCGCGGGGACATTGCGTGTCGAAACGACGGCCGTGGGTGCCGATAGCGCGCTCGCTCGCATCATTCGCATGGTCGAAGACGCGCAGGCGGGCAAGGCGCCGATTCAGCGTGCCGTCGACCGGGTGGCCGCCGTGTTCGTGCCGGTGGTCGTAGTGATCGCACTCATCACGCTGGTGGCAGGCTGGGCCTTGGGAATCGGGTTCGAAGCCGCCATGCTCAATGCAGTGGCAGTGCTGGTGATTGCTTGCCCGTGTGCGCTGGGGCTGGCGACACCCGCCGCGATCATGGTGGGCACGGGAGCCGCCGCGCGGCAGGGCATTCTGATCAAGGATGCCGAGGCACTTGAACTGGCGCATCGCGTGAGCGTCGTCGCCTTCGACAAGACGGGCACGCTGACCGAAGGCAAGCCACGTCTGGTGGCCTACTTGCCCGCACCGGGTGTGGAAGCCCAAACGCTGCTGCGCTGGACAGCGGCCGTGCAGTCGGGAAGTTCGCATCCGTTGGCGAAGGCTGTGATCTCGGCCGCTGACGAGGCCGGTCTCGCGGCTAATGTGCCGGTCGCGAGCGACATTGCGGCGTTGCCGGGACGTGGCATGCGCGCTCGCGTTACCGAGTCGGGTGTCGTGCACGCGCTGCAATTGGGCAATGCACGGTTGCTCGACGAACTGCATGTGTCGCAAGGCGAATTGGCGCAGGAGGCCGCACGGCTGGCCAGCGAAGGGCGCACGGTGTCGTGGCTGGTGGATATGGGGCGCGATGTCGGTGGCAACGTGGGTGGCATCGGCGATGGCGAGGCTCAGGCAAGTGCCGATGCGAACGGTATCGAATCTCCCCGGTTGCTGGGTTTGCTGGCCTTCGGCGACACCGTCAAGGCCTCGGCGCGAGAGGCAGTCGAACGGCTGCACGCATTGGGCGTGCGCACGGTGATGGTGACGGGCGACAACGCTGGCAGTGCCAATGCGGTAGCGGCGGCGCTGGGGCTCGACGAGGTGCACGCCGATGTGTTGCCTGAGCATAAGGCGCAAGTCATAACGCAACTCAAGCGCGACGGCGCGGTCGTAGCGATGGTCGGCGACGGTATCAACGACGCCCCGGCACTCGCGGCAGCCGATGTCGGCATCGCCATGGGGTCCGGTACCGACGTCGCGATGCAGACCGCCGGTATTACGCTCATGCGTGGCGACCCGCTGCGGGTTGCCGACGCCATCGACGTGTCGCGCCGCACATGGTCGAAGATCCGGCAAAACCTGTTCTGGGCGTTCGCGTACAACGTGGTCGGCATCCCGCTGGCCGCCTTCGGGTTGTTGAGTCCGGTAATCGCCGGGGCGGCGATGGCACTCAGCAGCGTGAGCGTCGTGAGTAACGCGCTGTTGCTGCGCCGCTGGCGTCCGGCGAATAGCACGATCGGGGCGGGTGGAGCGGGCGCAGCGACGGCGGTTGCGGGCGTGGGAGAGAACGGAGCGCCGGGGCAAGCTGCCCGGGCGGCGCCGGGCGATTTGCCCGGGCACACGCCGAACGGCGCATAA
- a CDS encoding endonuclease/exonuclease/phosphatase family protein encodes MLPNMNSLHIASYNIHKGFSAFNRLRVHELRAGLEGLAPDLVFLQEVQGMHQRHASRHSNWPIQPQHEFLAGGIWRDHAYGRNVVYEHGHHGNAILSRYPIVRSDNHDITTYSFEKRGMLHCEIAVPGLRQPLHCLCVHLSLAGPGRRRQFDMLAERVADGIPADAPLIIAGDFNDWSNQADRLLAEKLALTEVFQNRVGRPARSFPSGLPLLRLDRIYARGFDIEGAEVLHGRPWSRISDHSPISARLMPSDDEKASMNGASTPPFNPRSPL; translated from the coding sequence ATGCTGCCGAATATGAATAGTCTGCATATCGCGAGTTACAACATCCACAAGGGCTTTTCCGCATTCAACCGTCTGCGGGTCCATGAGTTGCGCGCCGGGCTGGAAGGGCTCGCGCCGGATCTCGTGTTCTTGCAGGAGGTGCAGGGCATGCACCAGCGCCATGCCTCGCGCCACAGCAACTGGCCGATACAGCCGCAGCACGAGTTTCTGGCGGGCGGCATCTGGCGCGACCACGCTTATGGGCGCAACGTGGTGTACGAGCACGGACACCACGGCAATGCCATTCTGAGCCGCTATCCGATCGTCAGATCGGACAATCACGACATCACCACCTATAGTTTTGAAAAGCGCGGCATGTTGCACTGTGAAATCGCGGTGCCGGGCTTGCGGCAGCCGTTGCATTGTCTTTGTGTGCATTTGTCGTTGGCCGGGCCCGGACGCCGCCGGCAGTTCGACATGCTGGCAGAGCGCGTGGCAGACGGCATTCCGGCGGATGCGCCGCTGATCATTGCCGGCGATTTCAATGACTGGAGCAATCAGGCGGACCGGCTGCTCGCAGAGAAACTGGCGCTGACCGAAGTATTTCAGAACCGGGTGGGGCGTCCCGCCCGTAGTTTTCCGAGCGGCTTGCCGCTTTTACGACTTGACCGCATTTACGCACGCGGCTTTGATATCGAAGGGGCGGAGGTGTTGCATGGCCGCCCCTGGTCGAGAATCTCCGATCATTCGCCCATCAGCGCCCGGCTTATGCCGTCGGACGATGAGAAAGCGTCAATGAATGGTGCTTCCACCCCGCCGTTCAACCCTCGATCCCCCCTGTGA
- a CDS encoding DUF3563 family protein — translation MFAALFEVVNTWFETAERRRRESFLAESKDIIELEQRIRALETAGY, via the coding sequence ATGTTTGCCGCCCTGTTTGAAGTCGTGAACACTTGGTTTGAAACTGCTGAACGCCGTCGTCGTGAATCGTTCCTGGCTGAGTCGAAGGACATCATTGAGCTGGAACAACGTATCCGCGCGCTCGAAACCGCCGGTTACTAA
- a CDS encoding TonB-dependent receptor, giving the protein MSDSTSLSLPTRVARGRAFASAAAGARYPVLRPTVAAVALAFGSLVFSAGAVAQSATPNAAAQNDVALPAVTVQGAREASPNDPPPAYVGGQVARGMSFGVLGNQNNLDVPFSMSAYTSKMIEDQQARTLADVLDNDPSVRMSRGFGNFAQTFVIRGFTLAGDDISLNGLYGITPRQLVSTEALERVELFKGANAFLNGASPGGSSIGGGVNLQLKRAEDTPLTRVTVDTSGSGELGAHVDVGRRFGSEGQFGIRVNQAVRDGETSVDREHSNSNTTAVALDWRGDKVRVSADFLYQKEHIGSGRALYNFTGNVLPAPPAATSNYAQSWSYTTLEDNVGIVRAEYDFLPNWTAYITGGVRHTNENGEYSNPTWKGSPSTITATRLNAPHQEDALSGEVGVRGRFSTGPVSHFVTAGVSGTRLDSQSAYTYAGAFSTNFVNPPQVPYPATTLKGGNLDDPQTTALTLLRSVAVSDTVGFFNDRVLATVGVRHQSIGVNNYGYTGVQTLAYNDSITTPVFGLVFKPWQNVAFFANRSEGLAAGSTAPQGTNNYGQSLPPYRSKQYEFGAKYDTARFGASVAFYQIEKPSAYTNAANFYVADGSERHRGVEASVYGSPVKDVRVIAGVSYIDGELLNQSSAATNGNRPVGVPTFQYNLGAEYDVPWVPGLTLNARWIHTGREYANIANSASIPAWDRFDLGARYAMQIYGKPTTFRVSVLNVTNKAYWSSVSSSNYLTLGAPRTFLMSMTTDF; this is encoded by the coding sequence ATGTCTGACTCCACCAGTTTGTCTCTGCCGACGCGTGTTGCACGCGGTCGTGCTTTTGCGTCCGCCGCTGCCGGTGCACGCTATCCGGTGCTGCGCCCGACGGTCGCCGCTGTCGCGCTCGCCTTCGGTTCGCTCGTGTTCTCGGCGGGTGCTGTCGCACAATCTGCGACGCCCAATGCCGCCGCACAGAACGACGTGGCGCTACCCGCCGTCACGGTGCAGGGTGCCCGCGAGGCATCGCCGAACGATCCGCCGCCCGCGTATGTCGGCGGTCAGGTGGCGCGAGGCATGAGCTTTGGCGTGCTGGGGAATCAGAACAATCTCGATGTGCCGTTCAGCATGAGTGCGTACACATCGAAGATGATCGAGGACCAGCAGGCCCGTACGTTGGCCGACGTGCTGGATAACGATCCGTCGGTGCGCATGTCGCGGGGCTTCGGCAACTTCGCGCAGACCTTCGTGATCCGGGGCTTCACGCTCGCCGGTGACGATATTTCGCTCAATGGTCTCTACGGCATCACGCCGCGTCAGTTGGTCTCGACCGAAGCGCTTGAGCGCGTGGAGTTGTTCAAAGGTGCCAACGCGTTTCTGAACGGCGCGTCGCCGGGTGGCTCGTCCATCGGTGGCGGCGTGAATCTGCAACTCAAGCGTGCGGAAGACACACCGCTCACGCGCGTGACGGTCGACACCAGCGGGTCAGGCGAGCTGGGCGCCCATGTGGACGTCGGCCGCCGCTTCGGCAGTGAAGGCCAGTTCGGCATTCGCGTGAATCAGGCCGTGCGCGATGGCGAGACGTCCGTTGACCGCGAGCATTCCAACTCGAATACCACCGCCGTGGCGCTCGACTGGCGCGGCGACAAAGTGCGCGTGTCGGCCGATTTCCTGTATCAAAAGGAACACATCGGTTCGGGCCGTGCGCTCTACAACTTCACGGGCAACGTGTTGCCCGCGCCCCCGGCCGCCACGTCGAACTACGCCCAGTCGTGGAGCTACACCACGCTGGAAGACAACGTCGGTATCGTGCGTGCCGAGTACGACTTCCTGCCGAACTGGACCGCGTACATCACCGGTGGCGTGCGTCACACCAACGAGAACGGCGAGTACTCGAACCCGACGTGGAAAGGCTCACCGAGCACGATTACCGCCACGCGCCTGAACGCACCGCACCAGGAAGACGCGCTCTCAGGCGAAGTCGGCGTGCGCGGGCGTTTCAGCACCGGGCCGGTATCGCATTTCGTAACCGCTGGCGTGTCGGGCACGCGCCTCGATTCGCAGTCGGCCTACACGTATGCGGGCGCATTCTCGACGAACTTCGTCAACCCGCCGCAGGTGCCGTATCCGGCCACCACGCTCAAGGGCGGCAACCTCGACGATCCGCAGACCACGGCACTCACGTTGCTGCGTAGCGTGGCGGTCTCCGATACGGTGGGCTTCTTTAACGACCGCGTGCTGGCGACGGTCGGCGTGCGTCATCAGTCCATCGGCGTGAACAACTACGGCTACACCGGTGTGCAGACGCTGGCGTACAACGACTCGATCACCACGCCGGTGTTCGGTCTGGTGTTCAAGCCGTGGCAGAACGTGGCCTTCTTTGCCAACCGCAGCGAAGGGCTGGCGGCAGGCTCGACGGCGCCGCAGGGCACCAACAACTATGGCCAGTCGCTGCCGCCGTACCGCTCGAAGCAGTACGAATTCGGCGCGAAGTACGACACTGCGCGTTTTGGCGCATCGGTGGCGTTCTACCAGATCGAAAAGCCGTCGGCGTACACCAACGCGGCCAATTTCTATGTGGCCGATGGGTCGGAGCGCCATCGCGGTGTCGAAGCCTCGGTGTACGGCAGCCCGGTCAAGGACGTGCGCGTGATTGCCGGTGTCTCGTACATCGATGGCGAGTTGCTCAACCAGTCGAGCGCGGCCACCAATGGCAATCGTCCGGTGGGCGTGCCCACGTTCCAGTACAACCTCGGTGCGGAATACGACGTGCCTTGGGTGCCGGGCCTCACGCTCAATGCCCGCTGGATTCATACGGGCCGTGAGTACGCCAACATTGCGAACAGCGCGTCGATTCCGGCATGGGACCGCTTCGATCTGGGGGCGCGGTACGCCATGCAGATCTACGGCAAGCCGACGACGTTCCGCGTGAGCGTACTCAACGTGACGAACAAGGCTTACTGGTCGAGCGTGTCGTCGAGCAACTACCTGACGCTGGGCGCACCGCGCACGTTCCTGATGTCGATGACGACGGACTTCTGA
- a CDS encoding DUF995 domain-containing protein — protein MFSLTTRFISLFRFRHLPRTSLSSLSLLTPLTLGAFGSFAALCFCALSSVAHADPMHLSDIKQANGQQLSVDDLRSLMPGAHITNLLNNGSTRKWVNETDGSLNATTDNKGGIGSTTRTVQTAHATGTWSVNDNGSYCVNLEWRSLTENWCRFMFKVGDKYYGVPSLANGAAMATEFSIEK, from the coding sequence ATGTTCAGCCTCACCACTCGCTTCATCAGCCTCTTCCGCTTCCGTCACCTTCCCCGCACTTCCCTTTCTTCCCTTTCTCTCCTTACTCCCCTTACGCTCGGTGCATTCGGCTCATTCGCCGCGCTCTGCTTTTGCGCCCTGTCGTCCGTCGCACACGCCGACCCGATGCACTTGTCCGACATCAAGCAAGCCAACGGGCAGCAACTCTCCGTCGACGACTTGCGTTCGCTGATGCCGGGCGCGCACATCACCAACCTGCTCAATAACGGCAGCACGCGCAAGTGGGTCAACGAGACCGACGGCTCGCTCAACGCCACCACGGATAACAAAGGCGGCATCGGCTCCACCACCCGCACTGTGCAGACCGCTCATGCCACCGGTACGTGGTCGGTCAACGACAACGGCTCTTACTGTGTGAATCTGGAGTGGCGCTCCCTGACGGAGAACTGGTGCCGGTTCATGTTCAAGGTGGGCGACAAGTATTACGGCGTGCCGTCGCTCGCCAACGGTGCGGCCATGGCCACGGAGTTCAGCATCGAGAAGTGA
- a CDS encoding DUF799 domain-containing protein gives MIARVFKWMTVAALAALMTGCAVNQAKYDYTAFKQSKPKSIVVLPPLNESPDIDATYSVLSQVTLPLAEAGYYVLPVTLVDESFRQNGLTVAGDIHQVSPAKLHEIFGADAALYIKISQYGTKYMVLDSATVVTASAELVDLRTGAKLWSGTASASNNEGGNSSGGGLIGMLVTAALKQVINSVTNAGYSVAGTANARLLSAGRPNGMLYGPRSPKYGTD, from the coding sequence ATGATCGCCCGTGTTTTCAAATGGATGACGGTCGCCGCACTGGCTGCCCTCATGACCGGTTGCGCAGTAAATCAGGCCAAGTACGACTACACCGCCTTCAAGCAGAGCAAGCCGAAGTCGATCGTGGTGTTGCCGCCGCTGAACGAGTCGCCCGACATCGACGCCACCTACAGCGTGCTCTCGCAAGTGACACTGCCGCTGGCCGAAGCCGGTTACTACGTGCTGCCAGTGACGCTCGTCGACGAATCGTTTCGCCAGAATGGCCTGACGGTCGCCGGTGACATTCATCAGGTGAGCCCCGCCAAGCTGCATGAAATCTTCGGCGCCGACGCGGCGCTCTACATCAAGATTTCGCAGTACGGCACCAAGTACATGGTGCTCGACAGCGCAACGGTGGTCACGGCATCGGCAGAACTCGTCGATCTGCGCACGGGGGCCAAGTTGTGGAGCGGCACCGCGTCGGCGTCCAACAACGAAGGCGGCAACAGCAGCGGTGGTGGGTTGATCGGCATGCTGGTCACGGCAGCGCTCAAGCAAGTCATCAACAGCGTGACCAATGCCGGCTATTCTGTCGCCGGCACGGCCAACGCACGGCTGCTTTCGGCAGGTCGTCCGAATGGCATGCTCTACGGCCCGCGTTCGCCGAAATACGGCACGGACTAA
- a CDS encoding DUF4810 domain-containing protein: MQRKFSFGRAAMAAALGGAVLTGCATAPKPLYDWEGYQPQVYEYFKGESKEAQIIALERDLEKIKAANNAAPPGYHAHLGLLYASVGKSDKMVEEFQTEKQLFPESAGYIDFLLKDKTPKTSQTPKTAEVKQ; this comes from the coding sequence ATGCAACGCAAGTTCTCATTCGGGCGCGCCGCCATGGCCGCCGCCCTCGGTGGCGCCGTACTCACCGGCTGCGCCACCGCGCCGAAGCCCCTGTACGACTGGGAAGGCTATCAGCCGCAGGTCTACGAATACTTCAAAGGCGAATCGAAGGAAGCGCAGATCATTGCGCTGGAGCGCGACCTCGAGAAGATCAAGGCCGCCAACAACGCTGCGCCGCCGGGCTATCACGCGCACCTTGGCCTGCTCTACGCCTCGGTCGGCAAGTCCGACAAGATGGTCGAGGAATTCCAGACCGAGAAGCAGTTGTTCCCTGAGTCGGCCGGCTACATCGACTTCCTGCTCAAGGACAAGACGCCCAAGACCTCCCAAACGCCCAAGACCGCAGAGGTGAAGCAATGA
- a CDS encoding CsgG/HfaB family protein, with translation MAAMLAVGVLGGCATESSRSVEVAKVESASRPFVGVRTPIAVGKFDNRSAYMRGVFSDNVDRLGSQAKTILITHLQQTNRFNVLDRDNMAEIRQEADIKKTQQKLKGADYVITGDVVEFGRKEVGDKQLFGILGRGREQIAYAKVNLNVVDIATSEVVYSSGGAGEYALSNREVIGFGGTAGYDSTLNGKVLDLAMREAVNNLVTGIESGAWKPGK, from the coding sequence ATGGCCGCCATGCTCGCCGTCGGCGTCCTCGGCGGTTGCGCCACCGAAAGCTCGCGCTCCGTTGAAGTTGCCAAGGTCGAAAGCGCCAGCCGTCCGTTTGTCGGCGTGCGTACGCCGATCGCCGTGGGCAAGTTCGACAACCGCTCCGCCTACATGCGTGGTGTCTTTTCCGATAACGTCGATCGCCTCGGCAGTCAGGCCAAGACGATTCTGATCACGCATCTGCAACAGACCAACCGCTTCAACGTGCTCGACCGCGACAACATGGCCGAGATCCGTCAGGAAGCCGACATCAAGAAGACGCAGCAGAAGCTCAAGGGCGCCGACTACGTGATCACCGGCGACGTCGTGGAGTTCGGCCGCAAGGAAGTGGGCGACAAGCAGCTCTTCGGCATTCTCGGCCGTGGCCGCGAACAGATTGCGTACGCCAAGGTGAACCTGAACGTGGTGGATATCGCCACCTCGGAAGTCGTCTACTCGAGCGGCGGTGCGGGCGAATACGCGCTGTCCAATCGCGAAGTCATCGGCTTCGGCGGCACGGCAGGCTACGACTCGACGCTCAACGGCAAGGTCCTCGACCTGGCCATGCGCGAAGCCGTGAACAACCTGGTGACCGGCATCGAAAGCGGCGCCTGGAAGCCCGGCAAGTAA
- a CDS encoding nuclear transport factor 2 family protein, with amino-acid sequence MADSEARPPFPPFTRETAIQKVRMAEDGWNSRDPARVALAYTADSRWRNRAEFPRGRDQIVEFLTRKWQRELDYRLIKELWAFTENRIAVRFAYEWRDDSGNWFRSYGNENWAFDAQGLMAERHASINDTRIAEHERLYRWPLGRRPDDHPGLSDLGL; translated from the coding sequence ATGGCAGACAGTGAAGCCCGTCCTCCGTTTCCGCCGTTCACCCGCGAGACGGCCATTCAGAAAGTGCGCATGGCCGAAGACGGCTGGAATTCGCGCGACCCGGCGCGCGTAGCGTTGGCATATACCGCCGACAGCCGCTGGCGCAACCGTGCGGAATTTCCGCGAGGGCGTGACCAGATCGTCGAGTTCCTGACGCGCAAGTGGCAGCGCGAGCTGGACTACCGGCTCATCAAGGAGTTGTGGGCGTTTACCGAGAACCGGATTGCCGTGCGCTTCGCCTATGAGTGGCGGGACGATTCCGGTAATTGGTTTCGCTCTTACGGCAACGAGAATTGGGCGTTCGATGCGCAGGGGCTGATGGCCGAGCGCCACGCGAGCATCAACGACACCCGCATCGCCGAGCACGAGCGGTTGTATCGCTGGCCGCTCGGCCGCCGTCCCGACGATCACCCCGGGTTGAGCGATCTCGGCTTATAG